From the genome of Eublepharis macularius isolate TG4126 chromosome 12, MPM_Emac_v1.0, whole genome shotgun sequence, one region includes:
- the LOC129339127 gene encoding olfactory receptor 5B21-like, which translates to MHQRNLTAIIEFILLGFGDLPQLQIFFFLVFLVIYLVTVTGNLLIMLLVGADQHLHTPMYFFLGNLSFLETCYTTTILPRMVASFLTMDKAISVSGCITQFFFFGSLGTTETCLLAAMSYDRYLAICKPLHYATIMNMKFCFQLVTGAWISAFLATWVLAFQMSKLYFCGPNEIDHFFCDFTPISRLSCSDTTPMEMAAFVFAFMFTATPFLLTVISYICIITTILKIPSTVGRQKAFSTCSSHLLVVCIFYGTIIIVYMLPDTPALRDLNKVFSVFYTVVTPLVNPLIYSLRNKEVLKALRKICSKLTNAARIQQKPSLSFQFISQSKT; encoded by the coding sequence ATGCATCAACGAAATCTAACAGCCATTATAGAATTCATCCTCCTTGGATTTGGGGATCTCCCTCAGCTGcagatctttttctttttggtgttTCTGGTGATCTACCTTGTGACTGTGACGGGTAACCTTCTTATAATGCTGCTGGTTGGGGCTGATCAGCATCTTCACACTCCTATGTATTTCTTCCTGGGGAACTTGTCCTTCCTGGAGACTTGCTACACCACAACCATTCTGCCCCGGATGGTGGCCAGTTTCCTAACTATGGACAAAGCGATTTCAGTGAGTGGATGTATTACCCAGTTTTTTTTCTTTGGCTCTTTGGGCACAACAGAAACATGTCTCCTGGCAGCAATGTCCTATGACCGTTATTTGGCAATCTGCAAACCTCTGCACTACGCTACTATCATGAACATGAAATTCTGCTTCCAGCTAGTGACTGGAGCATGGATCAGTGCTTTTCTGGCTACTTGGGTACTGGCTTTCCAGATGTCCAAATTATACTTCTGTGGCCCTAATGAGATTGATCATTTCTTCTGTGACTTTACCCCAATATCCAGACTTTCCTGCAGTGACACAACCCCAATGGAAATGGCTGCCTTTGTCTTTGCCTTTATGTTCACAGCCACCCCATTTCTCCTGACAGTGATCTCCTATATTTGTATCATCACCACTATCTTGAAGATACCATCCACTGTTGGGAGGCAAAAGGCCTTTTCCACTTGTTCTTCACATCTCCTTGTGGTCTGCATTTTTTATGGAACAATAATAATTGTCTACATGTTGCCAGATACTCCCGCTCTGAGGGACTTAAATAAAGTCTTCTCTGTGTTCTATACAGTCGTGACACCCTTGGTCAACCCTCTCATCTACAGCTTGAGAAACAAAGAAGTTCTCAAAGCTTTAAGGAAAATTTGCAGTAAATTGACAAATGCTGCAAGAATTCAACAGAaaccttctctttcctttcagtttATCAGCCAGTCAAAAACCTAA